Proteins from a genomic interval of Cucumis melo cultivar AY chromosome 7, USDA_Cmelo_AY_1.0, whole genome shotgun sequence:
- the LOC103501798 gene encoding glutamate receptor 2.8-like isoform X3, giving the protein MTKFPFLFSFLFFALIVSGNHETQRTVSSKMVDGGRGKIGAIVDKNSRIGKEESLAMLMAVEDFNNINYQNFSFVIKDSKNDPNQAALAAEDLISMQQVQVLIGPQTWEAVSVVAKVGSENKIPVLALANDMPKWATERLAFLVQASPSQFNQMRAVAAIIGSWDWRLVNVIYEDGDFSTADIFSNLEHALKDVGAEISELVSLPQFDSNLLSNELERLRRGPSRVFVVHTSFKFGLHLFQTAKEMGMMEKEYVWITTDSFTSLAHSFNVSVNSLLQGVIGVKSYFPENHPPFRKFYRRFCSRFRIEHSDEYNHEPSIFAVQAYDAVRTAAMAMSRSQGTAHHLFEFIKVADFQGLGGNIQFKHRKLAPANTFQIINVMGRSYRELGFWSVELGFSRELGKNTSTSSSMKDLGPVFWPGGYSETPRGWAIPTDARPLKIGVPTSPMFKQYVNVEGDQIGNNLSFNGLAIDLFKATLDNLCFPLPHKFYAYSGTYDDLVKQIYLKEFDAAVGDIAIVSSRYEHAEFTHPYSEAGLVMIVPTINNRKRNHGPEPEGSMFSQAGTMLCSSFTTLFSLQGNRLHSNLSRMTMVVWLFVALVITQIYTANLTSMLTIQQLEPTISNIETLRRMNAFVGCGRGSFVKGYLETVLHFPTETIKNYSTPDGLADALRNQEIAATFLEVPFAKLFLARFCKEFMISGPTYKVGGFGFAFPRGSLLLPYVNQALLKVSETGKYRELEGSMIASEKCEDGEGKDGSPSLSPNSFFLLFVLSAGVSTIALTLYVYNATHNSNLQQNTIWRLMIAVMRKWGNHRRRFSRRVSEEPHTIPNNFPNATNMQSLA; this is encoded by the exons ATGACAAAGTTTCCctttctgttttcttttttgttctttgcTCTGATAGTTTCTGGGAATCATGAAACTCAAAGAACTGTGAGCTCAAAGATGGTTGATGGTGGAAGAGGAAAAATAGGAGCCATTGTAGACAAAAACTCTAGGATTGGTAAGGAAGAAAGTTTAGCTATGTTGATGGCTGTAGAGGACTTCAACAACATCAATTATCAAAATTTCAGTTTTGTCATCAAAGACTCCAAGAATGATCCTAATCAAGCGGCTCTGGCGG CTGAAGATCTGATCAGTATGCAACAAGTTCAGGTTCTCATAGGGCCACAAACCTGGGAAGCAGTTTCTGTGGTTGCCAAGGTTGGAAGTGAGAATAAGATTCCGGTTCTAGCCTTGGCTAATGACATGCCAAAATGGGCAACTGAGAGATTAGCTTTTTTGGTTCAAGCTTCTCCATCTCAGTTTAATCAAATGAGGGCCGTTGCTGCTATTATTGGTTCGTGGGATTGGCGACTGGTTAATGTTATATATGAAGATGGAGATTTCTCTACCGCAGATATATTTTCTAACCTTGAACATGCTCTCAAAGATGTAGGAGCTGAAATAAGTGAACTTGTGAGTCTCCCTCAGTTTGATTCTAATTTATTGTCCAATGAATTAGAGAGGCTAAGAAGAGGGCCAAGTAGAGTTTTTGTAGTTCACACGTCTTTCAAGTTTGGATTGCATCTATTTCAAACTGCAAAAGAGATGGGAATGATGGAAAAAGAGTATGTTTGGATCACTACTGATTCTTTCACAAGCCTTGCACACTCTTTTAATGTTTCTGTCAATTCTTTACTTCAAGGAGTTATTGGAGTCAAGAGTTACTTTCCGGAAAACCATCCTCCATTTCGTAAGTTTTATCGTAGGTTCTGTAGCAGGTTTAGAATAGAGCATTCTGATGAGTACAACCATGAGCCTAGTATTTTCGCCGTACAGGCTTATGATGCTGTGAGAACAGCAGCTATGGCAATGAGTAGATCCCAAGGGACAGCTCATCACTTGTTTGAATTCATCAAAGTCGCTGATTTTCAAGGATTGGGAGGAAATATTCAGTTTAAACATAGAAAATTAGCCCCAGCCAATACTTTTCAAATAATCAACGTGATGGGGAGGAGTTATAGGGAGTTAGGCTTCTGGTCAGTTGAATTAGGCTTCTCACGGGAGTTGGGGAAAAATACATCTACTAGCTCGTCGATGAAAGATCTTGGCCCAGTGTTTTGGCCAGGTGGATATTCGGAAACTCCTAGGGGATGGGCTATACCAACAGATGCCAGGCCTTTGAAAATTGGGGTGCCAACTAGTCCCATGTTCAAGCAGTATGTAAATGTGGAAGGAGATCAGATAGGAAACAATTTGTCTTTCAATGGACTTGCAATTGATCTGTTTAAAGCAACCTTAGACAATTTGTGCTTCCCTCTGCCGCACAAGTTCTATGCATACAGTGGAACGTACGATGATTTAGTGAAGCAAATCTATTTAAAG GAATTCGATGCGGCAGTAGGTGACATAGCAATAGTATCATCTCGTTACGAACATGCCGAATTTACGCATCCTTACTCTGAAGCAGGACTTGTGATGATTGTTCCTACAATAAATAATAGAA AACGAAATCACGGTCCTGAACCCGAAGGTTCGATGTTTAGTCAAGCCGGAACCATGCTTTGTTCATCCTTCACCACTCTCTTCTCCTTGCAGG GTAATAGGCTGCACAGTAACTTGTCGCGGATGACCATGGTGGTCTGGTTATTTGTGGCACTTGTGATAACTCAGATATACACAGCCAATCTTACTAGCATGCTCACTATTCAACAGCTTGAACCGACTATATCGAACATTGAAACTCTCCGAAGAATGAATGCATTTGTGGGATGTGGCAGAGGATCCTTTGTCAAAGGATATTTGGAGACAGTTCTACACTTCCCTACAGAAACCATAAAAAACTACTCCACACCCGATGGTTTAGCTGACGCTCTCAGAAACCAAGAGATAGCAGCTACATTTCTTGAAGTTCCTTTTGCAAAACTTTTCCTTGCAAGATTTTGCAAAGAGTTCATGATTTCTGGGCCAACCTACAAAGTTGGAGGATTTGGATTC GCATTTCCAAGAGGCTCTCTGTTGTTACCATATGTGAACCAAGCATTGCTTAAAGTATCTGAAACAGGAAAGTATAGAGAGTTGGAGGGCAGCATGATTGCTAGTGAGAAATGTGAGGATGGGGAAGGAAAAGATGGAAGTCCAAGCCTCAGCCCTAACAGCTTCTTTTTACTATTTGTACTGAGTGCAGGAGTATCAACAATAGCACTCACATTGTATGTCTATAATGCTACTCATAACTCTAATCTTCAACAAAATACTATTTGGAGATTGATGATAGCTGTAATGAGAAAATGGGGGAATCATAGAAGACGATTTTCTCGACGGGTTAGTGAAGAGCCACATACCATTCCGAATAACTTTCCAAACGCCACAAACATGCAAAGTCTAGCGTAG
- the LOC103501798 gene encoding glutamate receptor 2.8-like isoform X1, which translates to MTKFPFLFSFLFFALIVSGNHETQRTVSSKMVDGGRGKIGAIVDKNSRIGKEESLAMLMAVEDFNNINYQNFSFVIKDSKNDPNQAALAAEDLISMQQVQVLIGPQTWEAVSVVAKVGSENKIPVLALANDMPKWATERLAFLVQASPSQFNQMRAVAAIIGSWDWRLVNVIYEDGDFSTADIFSNLEHALKDVGAEISELVSLPQFDSNLLSNELERLRRGPSRVFVVHTSFKFGLHLFQTAKEMGMMEKEYVWITTDSFTSLAHSFNVSVNSLLQGVIGVKSYFPENHPPFRKFYRRFCSRFRIEHSDEYNHEPSIFAVQAYDAVRTAAMAMSRSQGTAHHLFEFIKVADFQGLGGNIQFKHRKLAPANTFQIINVMGRSYRELGFWSVELGFSRELGKNTSTSSSMKDLGPVFWPGGYSETPRGWAIPTDARPLKIGVPTSPMFKQYVNVEGDQIGNNLSFNGLAIDLFKATLDNLCFPLPHKFYAYSGTYDDLVKQIYLKEFDAAVGDIAIVSSRYEHAEFTHPYSEAGLVMIVPTINNRSNRALLFTKPFTLTMWIVISVVNVYNGFVVWFIERNHGPEPEGSMFSQAGTMLCSSFTTLFSLQGNRLHSNLSRMTMVVWLFVALVITQIYTANLTSMLTIQQLEPTISNIETLRRMNAFVGCGRGSFVKGYLETVLHFPTETIKNYSTPDGLADALRNQEIAATFLEVPFAKLFLARFCKEFMISGPTYKVGGFGFAFPRGSLLLPYVNQALLKVSETGKYRELEGSMIASEKCEDGEGKDGSPSLSPNSFFLLFVLSAGVSTIALTLYVYNATHNSNLQQNTIWRLMIAVMRKWGNHRRRFSRRVSEEPHTIPNNFPNATNMQSLA; encoded by the exons ATGACAAAGTTTCCctttctgttttcttttttgttctttgcTCTGATAGTTTCTGGGAATCATGAAACTCAAAGAACTGTGAGCTCAAAGATGGTTGATGGTGGAAGAGGAAAAATAGGAGCCATTGTAGACAAAAACTCTAGGATTGGTAAGGAAGAAAGTTTAGCTATGTTGATGGCTGTAGAGGACTTCAACAACATCAATTATCAAAATTTCAGTTTTGTCATCAAAGACTCCAAGAATGATCCTAATCAAGCGGCTCTGGCGG CTGAAGATCTGATCAGTATGCAACAAGTTCAGGTTCTCATAGGGCCACAAACCTGGGAAGCAGTTTCTGTGGTTGCCAAGGTTGGAAGTGAGAATAAGATTCCGGTTCTAGCCTTGGCTAATGACATGCCAAAATGGGCAACTGAGAGATTAGCTTTTTTGGTTCAAGCTTCTCCATCTCAGTTTAATCAAATGAGGGCCGTTGCTGCTATTATTGGTTCGTGGGATTGGCGACTGGTTAATGTTATATATGAAGATGGAGATTTCTCTACCGCAGATATATTTTCTAACCTTGAACATGCTCTCAAAGATGTAGGAGCTGAAATAAGTGAACTTGTGAGTCTCCCTCAGTTTGATTCTAATTTATTGTCCAATGAATTAGAGAGGCTAAGAAGAGGGCCAAGTAGAGTTTTTGTAGTTCACACGTCTTTCAAGTTTGGATTGCATCTATTTCAAACTGCAAAAGAGATGGGAATGATGGAAAAAGAGTATGTTTGGATCACTACTGATTCTTTCACAAGCCTTGCACACTCTTTTAATGTTTCTGTCAATTCTTTACTTCAAGGAGTTATTGGAGTCAAGAGTTACTTTCCGGAAAACCATCCTCCATTTCGTAAGTTTTATCGTAGGTTCTGTAGCAGGTTTAGAATAGAGCATTCTGATGAGTACAACCATGAGCCTAGTATTTTCGCCGTACAGGCTTATGATGCTGTGAGAACAGCAGCTATGGCAATGAGTAGATCCCAAGGGACAGCTCATCACTTGTTTGAATTCATCAAAGTCGCTGATTTTCAAGGATTGGGAGGAAATATTCAGTTTAAACATAGAAAATTAGCCCCAGCCAATACTTTTCAAATAATCAACGTGATGGGGAGGAGTTATAGGGAGTTAGGCTTCTGGTCAGTTGAATTAGGCTTCTCACGGGAGTTGGGGAAAAATACATCTACTAGCTCGTCGATGAAAGATCTTGGCCCAGTGTTTTGGCCAGGTGGATATTCGGAAACTCCTAGGGGATGGGCTATACCAACAGATGCCAGGCCTTTGAAAATTGGGGTGCCAACTAGTCCCATGTTCAAGCAGTATGTAAATGTGGAAGGAGATCAGATAGGAAACAATTTGTCTTTCAATGGACTTGCAATTGATCTGTTTAAAGCAACCTTAGACAATTTGTGCTTCCCTCTGCCGCACAAGTTCTATGCATACAGTGGAACGTACGATGATTTAGTGAAGCAAATCTATTTAAAG GAATTCGATGCGGCAGTAGGTGACATAGCAATAGTATCATCTCGTTACGAACATGCCGAATTTACGCATCCTTACTCTGAAGCAGGACTTGTGATGATTGTTCCTACAATAAATAATAGAAGTAATAGAGCATTGTTGTTCACAAAGCCCTTTACTTTGACCATGTGGATTGTAATCTCTGTGGTAAATGTCTACAATGGATTTGTTGTTTGGTTTATAGAACGAAATCACGGTCCTGAACCCGAAGGTTCGATGTTTAGTCAAGCCGGAACCATGCTTTGTTCATCCTTCACCACTCTCTTCTCCTTGCAGG GTAATAGGCTGCACAGTAACTTGTCGCGGATGACCATGGTGGTCTGGTTATTTGTGGCACTTGTGATAACTCAGATATACACAGCCAATCTTACTAGCATGCTCACTATTCAACAGCTTGAACCGACTATATCGAACATTGAAACTCTCCGAAGAATGAATGCATTTGTGGGATGTGGCAGAGGATCCTTTGTCAAAGGATATTTGGAGACAGTTCTACACTTCCCTACAGAAACCATAAAAAACTACTCCACACCCGATGGTTTAGCTGACGCTCTCAGAAACCAAGAGATAGCAGCTACATTTCTTGAAGTTCCTTTTGCAAAACTTTTCCTTGCAAGATTTTGCAAAGAGTTCATGATTTCTGGGCCAACCTACAAAGTTGGAGGATTTGGATTC GCATTTCCAAGAGGCTCTCTGTTGTTACCATATGTGAACCAAGCATTGCTTAAAGTATCTGAAACAGGAAAGTATAGAGAGTTGGAGGGCAGCATGATTGCTAGTGAGAAATGTGAGGATGGGGAAGGAAAAGATGGAAGTCCAAGCCTCAGCCCTAACAGCTTCTTTTTACTATTTGTACTGAGTGCAGGAGTATCAACAATAGCACTCACATTGTATGTCTATAATGCTACTCATAACTCTAATCTTCAACAAAATACTATTTGGAGATTGATGATAGCTGTAATGAGAAAATGGGGGAATCATAGAAGACGATTTTCTCGACGGGTTAGTGAAGAGCCACATACCATTCCGAATAACTTTCCAAACGCCACAAACATGCAAAGTCTAGCGTAG
- the LOC103501798 gene encoding glutamate receptor 2.8-like isoform X2: MVDGGRGKIGAIVDKNSRIGKEESLAMLMAVEDFNNINYQNFSFVIKDSKNDPNQAALAAEDLISMQQVQVLIGPQTWEAVSVVAKVGSENKIPVLALANDMPKWATERLAFLVQASPSQFNQMRAVAAIIGSWDWRLVNVIYEDGDFSTADIFSNLEHALKDVGAEISELVSLPQFDSNLLSNELERLRRGPSRVFVVHTSFKFGLHLFQTAKEMGMMEKEYVWITTDSFTSLAHSFNVSVNSLLQGVIGVKSYFPENHPPFRKFYRRFCSRFRIEHSDEYNHEPSIFAVQAYDAVRTAAMAMSRSQGTAHHLFEFIKVADFQGLGGNIQFKHRKLAPANTFQIINVMGRSYRELGFWSVELGFSRELGKNTSTSSSMKDLGPVFWPGGYSETPRGWAIPTDARPLKIGVPTSPMFKQYVNVEGDQIGNNLSFNGLAIDLFKATLDNLCFPLPHKFYAYSGTYDDLVKQIYLKEFDAAVGDIAIVSSRYEHAEFTHPYSEAGLVMIVPTINNRSNRALLFTKPFTLTMWIVISVVNVYNGFVVWFIERNHGPEPEGSMFSQAGTMLCSSFTTLFSLQGNRLHSNLSRMTMVVWLFVALVITQIYTANLTSMLTIQQLEPTISNIETLRRMNAFVGCGRGSFVKGYLETVLHFPTETIKNYSTPDGLADALRNQEIAATFLEVPFAKLFLARFCKEFMISGPTYKVGGFGFAFPRGSLLLPYVNQALLKVSETGKYRELEGSMIASEKCEDGEGKDGSPSLSPNSFFLLFVLSAGVSTIALTLYVYNATHNSNLQQNTIWRLMIAVMRKWGNHRRRFSRRVSEEPHTIPNNFPNATNMQSLA; the protein is encoded by the exons ATGGTTGATGGTGGAAGAGGAAAAATAGGAGCCATTGTAGACAAAAACTCTAGGATTGGTAAGGAAGAAAGTTTAGCTATGTTGATGGCTGTAGAGGACTTCAACAACATCAATTATCAAAATTTCAGTTTTGTCATCAAAGACTCCAAGAATGATCCTAATCAAGCGGCTCTGGCGG CTGAAGATCTGATCAGTATGCAACAAGTTCAGGTTCTCATAGGGCCACAAACCTGGGAAGCAGTTTCTGTGGTTGCCAAGGTTGGAAGTGAGAATAAGATTCCGGTTCTAGCCTTGGCTAATGACATGCCAAAATGGGCAACTGAGAGATTAGCTTTTTTGGTTCAAGCTTCTCCATCTCAGTTTAATCAAATGAGGGCCGTTGCTGCTATTATTGGTTCGTGGGATTGGCGACTGGTTAATGTTATATATGAAGATGGAGATTTCTCTACCGCAGATATATTTTCTAACCTTGAACATGCTCTCAAAGATGTAGGAGCTGAAATAAGTGAACTTGTGAGTCTCCCTCAGTTTGATTCTAATTTATTGTCCAATGAATTAGAGAGGCTAAGAAGAGGGCCAAGTAGAGTTTTTGTAGTTCACACGTCTTTCAAGTTTGGATTGCATCTATTTCAAACTGCAAAAGAGATGGGAATGATGGAAAAAGAGTATGTTTGGATCACTACTGATTCTTTCACAAGCCTTGCACACTCTTTTAATGTTTCTGTCAATTCTTTACTTCAAGGAGTTATTGGAGTCAAGAGTTACTTTCCGGAAAACCATCCTCCATTTCGTAAGTTTTATCGTAGGTTCTGTAGCAGGTTTAGAATAGAGCATTCTGATGAGTACAACCATGAGCCTAGTATTTTCGCCGTACAGGCTTATGATGCTGTGAGAACAGCAGCTATGGCAATGAGTAGATCCCAAGGGACAGCTCATCACTTGTTTGAATTCATCAAAGTCGCTGATTTTCAAGGATTGGGAGGAAATATTCAGTTTAAACATAGAAAATTAGCCCCAGCCAATACTTTTCAAATAATCAACGTGATGGGGAGGAGTTATAGGGAGTTAGGCTTCTGGTCAGTTGAATTAGGCTTCTCACGGGAGTTGGGGAAAAATACATCTACTAGCTCGTCGATGAAAGATCTTGGCCCAGTGTTTTGGCCAGGTGGATATTCGGAAACTCCTAGGGGATGGGCTATACCAACAGATGCCAGGCCTTTGAAAATTGGGGTGCCAACTAGTCCCATGTTCAAGCAGTATGTAAATGTGGAAGGAGATCAGATAGGAAACAATTTGTCTTTCAATGGACTTGCAATTGATCTGTTTAAAGCAACCTTAGACAATTTGTGCTTCCCTCTGCCGCACAAGTTCTATGCATACAGTGGAACGTACGATGATTTAGTGAAGCAAATCTATTTAAAG GAATTCGATGCGGCAGTAGGTGACATAGCAATAGTATCATCTCGTTACGAACATGCCGAATTTACGCATCCTTACTCTGAAGCAGGACTTGTGATGATTGTTCCTACAATAAATAATAGAAGTAATAGAGCATTGTTGTTCACAAAGCCCTTTACTTTGACCATGTGGATTGTAATCTCTGTGGTAAATGTCTACAATGGATTTGTTGTTTGGTTTATAGAACGAAATCACGGTCCTGAACCCGAAGGTTCGATGTTTAGTCAAGCCGGAACCATGCTTTGTTCATCCTTCACCACTCTCTTCTCCTTGCAGG GTAATAGGCTGCACAGTAACTTGTCGCGGATGACCATGGTGGTCTGGTTATTTGTGGCACTTGTGATAACTCAGATATACACAGCCAATCTTACTAGCATGCTCACTATTCAACAGCTTGAACCGACTATATCGAACATTGAAACTCTCCGAAGAATGAATGCATTTGTGGGATGTGGCAGAGGATCCTTTGTCAAAGGATATTTGGAGACAGTTCTACACTTCCCTACAGAAACCATAAAAAACTACTCCACACCCGATGGTTTAGCTGACGCTCTCAGAAACCAAGAGATAGCAGCTACATTTCTTGAAGTTCCTTTTGCAAAACTTTTCCTTGCAAGATTTTGCAAAGAGTTCATGATTTCTGGGCCAACCTACAAAGTTGGAGGATTTGGATTC GCATTTCCAAGAGGCTCTCTGTTGTTACCATATGTGAACCAAGCATTGCTTAAAGTATCTGAAACAGGAAAGTATAGAGAGTTGGAGGGCAGCATGATTGCTAGTGAGAAATGTGAGGATGGGGAAGGAAAAGATGGAAGTCCAAGCCTCAGCCCTAACAGCTTCTTTTTACTATTTGTACTGAGTGCAGGAGTATCAACAATAGCACTCACATTGTATGTCTATAATGCTACTCATAACTCTAATCTTCAACAAAATACTATTTGGAGATTGATGATAGCTGTAATGAGAAAATGGGGGAATCATAGAAGACGATTTTCTCGACGGGTTAGTGAAGAGCCACATACCATTCCGAATAACTTTCCAAACGCCACAAACATGCAAAGTCTAGCGTAG